A single region of the Lycium barbarum isolate Lr01 chromosome 2, ASM1917538v2, whole genome shotgun sequence genome encodes:
- the LOC132628836 gene encoding F-box/kelch-repeat protein At3g23880-like, translating to MSNKKAQERLAINLPFDIIFSIFTRLPVQSLLRFESVSKSWNAILSEQIFKKAQLDQSKALGREKLMLQRITGHVEFRDLESCPEFSLMEEQLFPRFQCAEILCSCDGLILLKGFKDYKEYVLWNPSTREYRVLESCPYMNGCPKACGLCYDSNLDEYKVILMCSSFSVVYSSNKSCWTKKTSFPCPVQLFNNRCSEGISTGGCVFWSLNWSLINQYVDSSTSFIIYLDVKSDDVKKLSVPEFVGANGFFGLSSLNGCLCLYGGTYHYKELDIWTMEQDGWKWLMNVCNLPNICIRFVQDRKLLWRGKNGEILFYGQWNQQLCIYYPKTKQFVTVHSVADISEDSKNAMALICLDSSYF from the coding sequence ATGTCAAACAAGAAAGCACAAGAGAGGCTAGCCATTAATCTTCCATTTGACATCATATTTTCCATATTTACTAGGCTTCCAGTTCAATCTTTGTTACGTTTTGAATCTGTTTCTAAATCATGGAATGCTATATTATCTGAACAAATATTCAAGAAAGCTCAACTTGATCAATCCAAAGCGTTGGGCCGTGAAAAGCTCATGCTACAAAGAATTACTGGGCATGTCGAGTTTAGAGACCTTGAAAGTTGTCCTGAATTCAGTTTGATGGAAGAGCAACTATTTCCAAGATTTCAATGTGCTGAAATCTTGTGCTCATGTGATGGTTTGATACTTTTAAAAGGCTTTAAGGATTACAAAGAGTATGTTTTGTGGAATCCATCTACCAGAGAATATCGGGTTCTTGAATCATGTCCTTATATGAATGGATGCCCTAAAGCTTGTGGGCTGTGCTATGATTCGAATCTTGATGAGTACAAGGTTATATTGATGTGTAGCTCGTTTTCTGTTGTTTACTCTTCCAATAAGAGTTGTTGGACAAAGAAAACAAGTTTCCCTTGTCCggtacaactatttaataatcgTTGCTCTGAGGGGATTAGCACGGGAGGTTGTGTATTTTGGTCTTTGAATTGGAGTTTAATCAACCAATATGTAGATAGCAGTACTTCTTTTATCATATACCTAGACGTGAAGTCGGATGATGTGAAAAAGCTTTCTGTACCAGAATTTGTAGGTGCGAATGGTTTCTTTGGTTTGAGTAGTTTGAACGGTTGCCTTTGTTTATATGGAGGAACATACCATTATAAAGAATTAGACATATGGACTATGGAACAAGACGGCTGGAAATGGTTAATGAACGTGTGCAACTTGCCCAATATTTGCATAAGGTTTGTACAAGATAGAAAGCTTTTGTGGCGCGGAAAAAATGGTGAAATTCTCTTTTACGGGCAATGGAATCAACAACTTTGCATCTATTATCCTAAAACGAAACAGTTTGTTACAGTACATTCCGTAGCTGATATATCCGAAGATTCCAAGAATGCCATGGCGTTAATATGTTTGGACAGTTCATATTTCTAG
- the LOC132627003 gene encoding BTB/POZ domain-containing protein At1g21780 produces MADTKVETLSRLAQWRIDNFGASTYKRSDPFKIGLWNWHLSIEKNRYWYIRLFPEPSRLSKEQLPPPPFARFMLRVTATGTNRRPLISPVYEKLLRTSDDFVWPIDSCLQGRFIIDVEFLDLKIYSPNGGEGKSVWPNDMILQSLATQSTLRCLSRMLDESIHADVTINTADGSVKAHRAILSASSPVFHSMFLHDLREKESSMIDIEDMSTESCTALLSYLYGTIKQEDFWKHRLSLLGAANKYDIVDLKNACEESLLEDINSGNVLERLQEAWLYQLNKLKKGCLMYLFDFGKIYDVRDEINSFFRQADRDLMLEMFQEVLAIWKPA; encoded by the exons ATGGCAGACACGAAAGTAGAGACTTTATCGAGGTTAGCTCAATGGAGGATCGATAATTTCGGAGCATCCACTTACAAAAGATCCGACCCTTTTAAAATTGGTCTCTGGAATTG GCACTTGTCAATCGAAAAGAATAGGTATTGGTATATTCGATTGTTTCCTGAACCATCTCGGCTTTCTAAAGAGCAACTTCCTCCTCCTCCTTTTGCTCGGTTTATGCTTCGTGTCACAGCTACTGGAACCAATCGTAGACCTCTTATATCTCCTG TGTATGAGAAGCTGCTTCGAACAAGTGATGACTTTGTGTGGCCTATTGATTCTTGTTTACAAGGCCGATTCATCATTGACGTCGAGTTCCTTGACCTGAAGATCTACTCACCAAAT GGTGGAGAAGGAAAATCTGTATGGCCCAATGACATGATTTTGCAATCTTTAGCTACCCAAAGTACTCTCCGATGTCTCTCTCGCATGCTTGATGAGTCCATCCATGCTGATGTTACCATTAATACGGCTGATGGATCAGTGAAAGCTCACAGAGCGATACTGTCTGCTAGTTCTCCTGTATTCCACAGCATGTTCCTTCACGATCTCAGGGAGAAAGAGTCCTCTATGATTGACATAGAAGACATGTCAACAGAATCATGCACAGCCCTTCTCAGTTACTTGTATGGGACCATAAAACAAGAGGATTTCTGGAAGCACCGGTTGTCACTGCTGGGTGCGGCAAACAAGTATGACATTGTCGATTTGAAGAATGCTTGCGAGGAAAGTCTCCTAGAAGACATCAACTCGGGGAATGTCCTCGAAAGATTGCAAGAGGCCTGGCTTTACCAGCTAAATAAATTGAAGAAAGGTTGCTTGATGTATTTGTTCGATTTTGGCAAGATTTATGATGTCAGGGATGAAATTAACAGCTTCTTCAGACAGGCAGACCGAGATCTGATGCTAGAGATGTTTCAAGAAGTGCTCGCGATCTGGAAGCCTGCATAA
- the LOC132627004 gene encoding chlorophyllide a oxygenase, chloroplastic-like: MTAIATATAISLPFSLCRSTKSYTTRKFVRGSFGVFAVYGEEGGGIPDKKDSWLTLFNVEDPRTKVPQCKEGKFLDVNQALEVARYDLQYCDWRARQDVLTIMLLHEKVVEVLNPLARDYKSIGTMKKELAELQDELSQAHNQVHISEARVSTALDKLAYMEELVNDRLLQERSTEESGYTSSSASTSTGLLDTVKSKQPRRTLNVSGPVQDYSSHLKNFWYPVAFSADLKDDTMLPIDCFEKPWVIFRGNDGKPGCVRNTCAHRACPLDLGSVNEGRIQCPYHGWEYSTDGKCEKMPSTKLLNVKIKALPCFEKEGMIWIWPGNDPPAATLPSLLPPSGFQIHAEIVMELPVEHGLLLDNLLDLAHAPFTHTSTFAKGWSVPSLVKFLTPASGLEGYWDPYPIDMEFRPPCMVLSTIGISKPGKLEGQSTKQCSTHLHQLHVCLPASRNKTRLLYRMSLDFAPLLKHIPFMQYVWRHFAEQVLNEDLRLVLGQQDRMLNGANIWNLPVSYDKLGVRYRIWRDAVDSGAKQLPFSK; the protein is encoded by the exons aTGACAGCCATTGCTACTGCTACTGCTATTTCTCTTCCTTTCTCTTTGTGCCGCTCTACCAAGTCTTATACTACTAGAAAG TTTGTCAGAGGGAGCTTTGGAGTATTTGCAGTGTATGGGGAGGAGGGAGGGGGGATTCCAGATAAGAAAGATTCCTGGTTGACACTCTTTAATGTGGAAGATCCCAGGACTAAAGTTCCACAATGTAAAGAAGGCAAGTTCTTGGATGTGAATCAAGCTTTAGAAGTTGCTAGATATGATCTACAGTACTGTGATTGGCGAGCTCGCCAAGATGTACTTACTATAATGCTCCTACACGAAAAG GTTGTGGAAGTATTAAACCCTCTAGCACGTGATTACAAATCTATTGGAACCATGAAGAAGGAACTTGCAGAGTTGCAAGATGAACTTTCTCAGGCTCACAACCAG GTCCACATATCTGAGGCCCGGGTTTctactgctttagataagctagcTTACATGGAAGAGTTGGTTAACGATAGGCTTCTGCAAGAGAGAAGCACAGAAGAATCAGGTTACACGTCTTCCTCTGCCAGCACGTCAACAGGATTATTAGATACTGTTAAAAGCAAGCAACCTCGAAGAACCCTGAATGTGTCAGGTCCTGTGCAAGATTACAGTTCCCATTTGAAGAACTTCTGGTATCCTGTTGCTTTCTCCGCAGATCTTAAGGATGACACCATG TTACCAATTGATTGCTTTGAGAAACCGTGGGTGATTTTCCGTGGGAATGATGGAAAACCTGGATGTGTCCGGAATACATGTGCACATCGAGCCTGCCCCCTTGATCTTGGCTCAGTGAATGAAGGTCGAATCCAATGCCCTTATCACG GATGGGAGTATTCCACTGACGGGAAGTGTGAGAAAATGCCATCAACAAAATTACTGAATGTAAAGATCAAAGCACTGCCCTGCTTTGAGAAAGAAGGAATGATATGGATTTGGCCAGGAAATGATCCACCTGCagctacccttccttctttgctACCACCTTCTGGATTTCAAATCCATGCAGAG ATAGTTATGGAACTTCCGGTGGAACATGGACTACTTTTAGACAATCTTTTGGATCTTGCACATGCTCCTTTCACTCATACATCAACCTTTGCTAAAGGATGGAGTGTCCCAAG cTTGGTAAAGTTTTTGACTCCTGCATCTGGTCTGGAAGGATATTGGGATCCGTATCCAATAGACATGGAATTTAGACCACCTTGTATGGTTTTATCCACCATTGGAATCTCAAAGCCAGGTAAATTGGAGGGTCAGAGCACCAAGCAGTGTTCTACGCACCTTCATCAACTTCACGTTTGCTTACCTGCATCACGAAACAAGACACGGTTATTATATAGAATGTCACTGGATTTTGCTCCCCTTCTGAAACACATCCCCTTCATGCAATATGTTTGGAGACATTTTGCTGAGCAG GTTTTAAATGAAGACCTACGGCTTGTACTTGGGCAGCAGGATCGCATGCTCAATGGAGCCAATATATGGAACCTGCCAGTGTCTTACGATAAGCTAGGTGTGAGGTATAGAATATGGAGAGATGCTGTAGATAGTGGAGCAAAGCAGCTACCGTTCAGCAAATGA
- the LOC132627005 gene encoding filament-like plant protein isoform X1, with protein sequence MVVEMEKRKWLWKRRPSDKSPGETESSGSLSSYSERYSDEQQDAIKEFADHEKQSPEVTSKAATIDDESNESLRCLTEKLSAALVNVSAKEDLVKQHAKVAEEAIAGWEKAENEVGVLKQQLDAAVQQNLTLEVRVSHLDGALKECVRQLRQARDEQGKRIQDTTAEKNEWESEKTALEKQLLKLQIQVEAGNKAETAPTSTDPDTLVRLKCLEKENTALKIELLTCSEVLGIRTIERDLSTQAAESASKQQLESIKKVTKLEAECRKLQAMARKSSPFNDQRSSAVSSFYVDSVTDSQSDSGERLNTVDNDGLKMSKLETREYEPSCSNSWASALIAELDQFKNEKVMPKTLPACSIEIDMMDDFLEMEQLAALSETANKTPSVTSDAVPHDSPNVVNPLAAEYDSISQRVAELEQKLEKIEAEKAELGNALTESQDALKVSSVQLEETKTRMEELQKELDVVNESKELLEFQLYGMEVEARTMSVNIDSLKTQVEREKSLSSDMEAKCHELENELRKRSQEVELQQTSGSNGEMKIKQEDLAVAADKLAECQKTIASLGKQLQSLATLEDFLIDTANLPGGESVVAKAGGELWKLRVNETFTPKRDSDPSKVEEENANHSTNGNEGESSASSASSSTSSTTQATTAKGKNGFGKLFSRSKNALTSLKVNEDK encoded by the exons ATGGTTGTTGAGATGGAAAAGAGGAAATGGTTGTGGAAGAGGAGACCTTCCGATAAGAGCCCTGGTGAAACCGAGAGTTCTGGTTCTTTGTCTTCATATTCAGAGAGATACTCTGATGAGCAG CAGGATGCAATAAAAGAATTTGCTGACCATGAGAAGCAGTCACCAGAGGTAACCTCAAAAGCTGCAACCATTGATGATGAATCCAATGAAAGCTTGAGATGTTTGACAGAGAAATTATCAGCTGCTCTTGTTAATGTTAGCGCCAAAGAAGATTTAGTTAAGCAGCATGCTAAAGTTGCTGAAGAAGCTATTGCAG GCTGGGAAAAGGCAGAAAATGAAGTTGGAGTTCTAAAGCAACAACTAGATGCAGCTGTTCAGCAGAACTTGACTTTAGAAGTTCGTGTTAGCCATCTTGATGGTGCACTTAAGGAATGCGTCAGGCAGTTAAGACAAGCTAGAGATGAGCAAGGGAAAAGAATTCAAGATACTACAGCAGAGAAAAATGAATGGGAATCTGAAAAAACTGCACTTGAGAAACAGCTACTTAAGCTCCAGATACAAGTGGAGGCTGGTAATAAAGCTGAAACGGCGCCTACTTCTACTGATCCTGATACCCTTGTCAGGCTTAAGTGTCTAGAGAAGGAGAACACAGCTCTCAAAATTGAGCTTCTGACTTGTTCAGAAGTGTTGGGAATTAGGACAATCGAGAGGGATTTGAGCACTCAAGCAGCAGAATCTGCTAGCAAGCAGCAGCTGGAAAGCATAAAAAAGGTGACCAAACTTGAAGCTGAGTGTCGAAAGCTACAGGCCATGGCTCGCAAATCTTCCCCATTCAATGATCAACGCTCCTCTGCTGTTTCCTCTTTCTATGTGGACTCCGTCACAGATAGTCAGTCTGACAGCGGAGAGCGGTTAAATACAGTCGACAACGATGGCCTCAAGATGAGTAAACTGGAAACAAGAGAATATGAACCAAGTTGCTCAAATTCATGGGCTTCAGCACTCATTGCTGAGCTTGATCAATTTAAGAATGAAAAGGTCATGCCTAAAACTCTACCTGCCTGTTCAATAGAAATTGATATGATGGATGATTTTTTGGAGATGGAGCAACTTGCTGCATTATCTGAAACTGCAAACAAGACACCTTCAGTTACATCTGATGCCGTTCCTCATGATTCCCCCAATGTTGTGAACCCTTTGGCAGCAGAATATGATTCCATTTCACAAAGGGTGGCTGAATTAGAACAAAAGCTGGAGAAGATCGAAGCAGAGAAAGCTGAACTGGGGAATGCTTTAACCGAGAGTCAAGATGCACTTAAGGTGTCCTCTGTGCAGCTTGAGGAAACTAAAACCAGGATGGAGGAGCTGCAAAAGGAGCTAGATGTGGTGAATGAGTCAAAAGAGTTGCTTGAGTTTCAACTCTATGGCATGGAGGTAGAAGCACGGACCATGTCTGTGAATATTGATTCTTTGAAGACGCAAGTTGAAAGAGAAAAATCCTTGTCATCAGACATGGAAGCCAAGTGTCATGAATTGGAAAACGAGCTGAGGAAAAGATCCCAGGAAGTTGAGCTTCAGCAAACTTCTGGTTCAAATggtgaaatgaaaataaaacag GAGGATTTAGCAGTTGCTGCTGACAAGCTTGCAGAATGCCAGAAAACAATTGCATCGCTCGGGAAACAGCTACAATCCCTTGCCACTCTGGAAGATTTCCTGATAGACACTGCAAATCTTCCTGGTGGAGAATCAGTTGTTGCTAAAGCAGGAGGAGAACTATGGAAGTTGCGCGTAAATGAGACATTTACCCCAAAACGCGATTCTGATCCTTCCAAGGTCGAGGAAGAGAATGCAAATCATTCTACTAATGGAAATGAAGGGGAATCTTCAGCATCTTCAGCTTCATCATCTACTTCATCCACTACTCAGGCAACCACTGCCAAAGGCAAAAATGGTTTCGGGAAATTGTTTTCTCGGAGTAAGAATGCACTCACGTCACTAAAAGTTAATGAGGATAAATAA
- the LOC132627005 gene encoding filament-like plant protein isoform X2, whose protein sequence is MVVEMEKRKWLWKRRPSDKSPGETESSGSLSSYSERYSDEQDAIKEFADHEKQSPEVTSKAATIDDESNESLRCLTEKLSAALVNVSAKEDLVKQHAKVAEEAIAGWEKAENEVGVLKQQLDAAVQQNLTLEVRVSHLDGALKECVRQLRQARDEQGKRIQDTTAEKNEWESEKTALEKQLLKLQIQVEAGNKAETAPTSTDPDTLVRLKCLEKENTALKIELLTCSEVLGIRTIERDLSTQAAESASKQQLESIKKVTKLEAECRKLQAMARKSSPFNDQRSSAVSSFYVDSVTDSQSDSGERLNTVDNDGLKMSKLETREYEPSCSNSWASALIAELDQFKNEKVMPKTLPACSIEIDMMDDFLEMEQLAALSETANKTPSVTSDAVPHDSPNVVNPLAAEYDSISQRVAELEQKLEKIEAEKAELGNALTESQDALKVSSVQLEETKTRMEELQKELDVVNESKELLEFQLYGMEVEARTMSVNIDSLKTQVEREKSLSSDMEAKCHELENELRKRSQEVELQQTSGSNGEMKIKQEDLAVAADKLAECQKTIASLGKQLQSLATLEDFLIDTANLPGGESVVAKAGGELWKLRVNETFTPKRDSDPSKVEEENANHSTNGNEGESSASSASSSTSSTTQATTAKGKNGFGKLFSRSKNALTSLKVNEDK, encoded by the exons ATGGTTGTTGAGATGGAAAAGAGGAAATGGTTGTGGAAGAGGAGACCTTCCGATAAGAGCCCTGGTGAAACCGAGAGTTCTGGTTCTTTGTCTTCATATTCAGAGAGATACTCTGATGAGCAG GATGCAATAAAAGAATTTGCTGACCATGAGAAGCAGTCACCAGAGGTAACCTCAAAAGCTGCAACCATTGATGATGAATCCAATGAAAGCTTGAGATGTTTGACAGAGAAATTATCAGCTGCTCTTGTTAATGTTAGCGCCAAAGAAGATTTAGTTAAGCAGCATGCTAAAGTTGCTGAAGAAGCTATTGCAG GCTGGGAAAAGGCAGAAAATGAAGTTGGAGTTCTAAAGCAACAACTAGATGCAGCTGTTCAGCAGAACTTGACTTTAGAAGTTCGTGTTAGCCATCTTGATGGTGCACTTAAGGAATGCGTCAGGCAGTTAAGACAAGCTAGAGATGAGCAAGGGAAAAGAATTCAAGATACTACAGCAGAGAAAAATGAATGGGAATCTGAAAAAACTGCACTTGAGAAACAGCTACTTAAGCTCCAGATACAAGTGGAGGCTGGTAATAAAGCTGAAACGGCGCCTACTTCTACTGATCCTGATACCCTTGTCAGGCTTAAGTGTCTAGAGAAGGAGAACACAGCTCTCAAAATTGAGCTTCTGACTTGTTCAGAAGTGTTGGGAATTAGGACAATCGAGAGGGATTTGAGCACTCAAGCAGCAGAATCTGCTAGCAAGCAGCAGCTGGAAAGCATAAAAAAGGTGACCAAACTTGAAGCTGAGTGTCGAAAGCTACAGGCCATGGCTCGCAAATCTTCCCCATTCAATGATCAACGCTCCTCTGCTGTTTCCTCTTTCTATGTGGACTCCGTCACAGATAGTCAGTCTGACAGCGGAGAGCGGTTAAATACAGTCGACAACGATGGCCTCAAGATGAGTAAACTGGAAACAAGAGAATATGAACCAAGTTGCTCAAATTCATGGGCTTCAGCACTCATTGCTGAGCTTGATCAATTTAAGAATGAAAAGGTCATGCCTAAAACTCTACCTGCCTGTTCAATAGAAATTGATATGATGGATGATTTTTTGGAGATGGAGCAACTTGCTGCATTATCTGAAACTGCAAACAAGACACCTTCAGTTACATCTGATGCCGTTCCTCATGATTCCCCCAATGTTGTGAACCCTTTGGCAGCAGAATATGATTCCATTTCACAAAGGGTGGCTGAATTAGAACAAAAGCTGGAGAAGATCGAAGCAGAGAAAGCTGAACTGGGGAATGCTTTAACCGAGAGTCAAGATGCACTTAAGGTGTCCTCTGTGCAGCTTGAGGAAACTAAAACCAGGATGGAGGAGCTGCAAAAGGAGCTAGATGTGGTGAATGAGTCAAAAGAGTTGCTTGAGTTTCAACTCTATGGCATGGAGGTAGAAGCACGGACCATGTCTGTGAATATTGATTCTTTGAAGACGCAAGTTGAAAGAGAAAAATCCTTGTCATCAGACATGGAAGCCAAGTGTCATGAATTGGAAAACGAGCTGAGGAAAAGATCCCAGGAAGTTGAGCTTCAGCAAACTTCTGGTTCAAATggtgaaatgaaaataaaacag GAGGATTTAGCAGTTGCTGCTGACAAGCTTGCAGAATGCCAGAAAACAATTGCATCGCTCGGGAAACAGCTACAATCCCTTGCCACTCTGGAAGATTTCCTGATAGACACTGCAAATCTTCCTGGTGGAGAATCAGTTGTTGCTAAAGCAGGAGGAGAACTATGGAAGTTGCGCGTAAATGAGACATTTACCCCAAAACGCGATTCTGATCCTTCCAAGGTCGAGGAAGAGAATGCAAATCATTCTACTAATGGAAATGAAGGGGAATCTTCAGCATCTTCAGCTTCATCATCTACTTCATCCACTACTCAGGCAACCACTGCCAAAGGCAAAAATGGTTTCGGGAAATTGTTTTCTCGGAGTAAGAATGCACTCACGTCACTAAAAGTTAATGAGGATAAATAA